One genomic window of Trichlorobacter lovleyi includes the following:
- a CDS encoding RCC1 domain-containing protein, with amino-acid sequence MSKQPTIIITGNRIKKPTFIGILGRLLLFGILICFYAGCGKSEDSTASISVTPTVVAKNDHTLALLPDGSVKAWGSNQLGQLGNGTTTNSTIPVTVTGLGGPAVALASGEFHSIALLADGTVKTWGYNTFGQLGNGNNTSSNIPVAVTGLTGKVTAIAAGGLHSMALMEDGSIMAWGTAISNGTPHSSNVPVHVAGLSGKAVAISAGFVHSVALMSDGSINTWGANYAGQLGNNSTIDSSTPITVAGLGGTATKIATGYCHTVALLSDGTIRTWGYNGQGALGNGTYLDSYVPVSVAGLGGAATAIAAGDFHSMALLSDGTVRTWGNNASGQLGNGATINSSLPVTVSGLAGPATTISAGWSHSAAISDSTVNIWGDNSYGQLGDGTSISSLVPVKALIDLIQSETKVAGYVMSGGQSVKMQAVKKQSLHLDFAATTSHL; translated from the coding sequence ATGTCCAAACAGCCAACCATAATCATCACTGGTAACCGGATCAAAAAACCTACATTCATCGGTATCTTGGGTAGGCTCCTTCTGTTTGGCATTCTGATCTGTTTCTATGCAGGATGTGGCAAAAGCGAAGATTCTACTGCATCAATCTCGGTTACCCCTACAGTCGTTGCCAAGAATGACCACACGCTAGCACTGCTGCCCGATGGTAGTGTCAAGGCCTGGGGAAGTAATCAACTTGGACAACTGGGCAACGGCACTACTACTAACAGCACTATACCGGTGACCGTCACAGGGCTTGGCGGACCGGCAGTAGCTCTTGCCTCCGGAGAATTCCACTCGATAGCACTCTTGGCGGACGGTACGGTTAAGACATGGGGATATAACACCTTTGGACAGCTTGGAAACGGCAACAATACCAGTAGCAATATTCCGGTAGCTGTTACCGGATTGACTGGTAAAGTCACCGCTATTGCTGCCGGTGGTCTACACAGTATGGCACTTATGGAAGACGGGTCCATCATGGCCTGGGGAACCGCCATCAGCAACGGAACGCCTCATAGCAGTAACGTACCGGTACATGTAGCCGGGCTCAGTGGCAAAGCTGTTGCCATCTCTGCAGGCTTTGTTCATTCGGTTGCACTTATGTCCGATGGCAGCATCAATACATGGGGTGCAAACTACGCTGGCCAGCTCGGTAACAACAGCACTATTGACAGCAGCACACCGATCACTGTTGCAGGACTCGGCGGTACAGCCACCAAAATAGCAACCGGTTATTGTCACACGGTAGCCTTGCTGAGCGATGGTACGATTAGGACTTGGGGATACAACGGACAGGGTGCTCTTGGCAACGGCACATATCTTGACAGCTACGTGCCGGTCTCTGTTGCAGGTTTAGGTGGTGCGGCCACAGCCATTGCTGCAGGTGATTTCCATAGCATGGCGTTATTAAGCGACGGCACTGTCAGGACATGGGGCAACAATGCTAGCGGGCAACTCGGCAACGGCGCCACTATTAACAGCAGCTTACCAGTAACGGTTTCCGGTCTGGCCGGACCTGCCACCACTATCTCCGCTGGATGGTCACATAGCGCAGCTATTTCGGACAGTACGGTTAACATATGGGGAGACAACAGCTATGGGCAACTTGGAGACGGGACATCGATCTCAAGCCTTGTTCCGGTAAAAGCCTTAATAGACCTCATCCAGTCGGAGACTAAAGTGGCAGGCTACGTTATGTCAGGCGGTCAATCTGTCAAAATGCAGGCAGTAAAAAAACAGTCTCTCCATCTTGATTTTGCCGCTACCACCTCACACCTGTAA
- a CDS encoding tetratricopeptide repeat protein: MSRIVPTRRRSGSILAAVVCTAFWAVSMPSFADDLIGAGEALTRIGKAAGAVEKKNDSAQNEAELFMGDLERFKAERARLAVDVAVDRWLKLYERFKLLPPESMKLNALNPFAPPDAKTPSLTALISSIPSPEAWETLKNRLAAVPPSGNATQDTVLRVLMAYLTKDKPALDQGLIELKAALAMANNNPFGLNLSELRDDLQRPDVGKSGAPTVESFEAYLQSLRGERPKGQIKVQIPDLVGMAGEKRAEEVILKAMTIPGVSLRVPSGGRTLDLAKRLATKRVDLLTDPQWELVTSLNDTELYEAINTRFPEKGNKEKTVPEMFQTVEHEYRFQERDTPRTSAKILYLLGLIAKDRIADAVELSKRMEANEFEASEFGRRWHSFDKNRHAQRLNRWCSSILTDRPELPLWKQCGVVVSNDSEAAKLVAILDAAAQKPNNSLGTRLVVQSRKVDFLLAMDRTEEALGLLRAIVTADESKETPQARQAIARVKLSMAARLISIAKLLSRPDLTAVGEEQVMALLQSGGLQLRMTDMATWEGRQALESLVEEYENAGQLAKAEQIIIATTLFILNAPELSANPIAKDMALASGFITAQLTRLAQLYDKAGRFDDVLVLLEKSRWWGATDLINMHENKPSLAPIAARALYKSGRTAESTAILKWYLLTKPDDDAAYETLTAMLGSSVIPWLDRLQLRDRFEERPLIWKAVLLKREGRLDEAEAAVRQALKIDPTDGEEPPGDRARGYAVLGEILKAKGKSDDAAFFDRVVQSVQLAETGDKLTEAGLLRKSLQVYAQASELFADAYCVQWRLAERLASIGDLAGAKKHYEIAFERMPEQFGQVAHFCFGCEGVFTHQQSVSIAEEVLTGAAKAAPNKPQIHYLLGQLREAQGRKADAYTHFRKAADLDPDYLDAWKEAYKLRNDVFLSQVEMDQIALRMVQLDPLNRHSNLKHGEITDVKGLWMIYQKMSPERGAPIKNLFILPASKQELEELTKKFGGNAEMLETKRALFGNSIDVPEPGDAVVKNKFVQKLLRAAGQNVFGFDL, encoded by the coding sequence ATGAGTCGTATTGTTCCCACACGCAGGCGTTCTGGCAGCATCCTGGCAGCTGTTGTATGTACGGCGTTCTGGGCCGTATCAATGCCATCATTTGCCGACGATCTTATCGGTGCCGGCGAGGCGCTGACCCGTATCGGCAAGGCAGCCGGAGCCGTGGAGAAGAAGAACGACTCTGCCCAAAACGAGGCAGAGCTGTTCATGGGGGATCTGGAACGTTTCAAGGCAGAGCGCGCAAGGCTTGCCGTCGATGTTGCTGTCGATCGTTGGCTGAAGCTCTATGAACGCTTCAAGTTGTTGCCGCCCGAGTCGATGAAGCTAAACGCCTTGAACCCGTTTGCCCCGCCCGATGCCAAGACCCCGTCACTGACAGCTCTGATTAGCTCCATCCCCTCCCCGGAGGCCTGGGAGACCCTCAAGAACCGCCTGGCTGCGGTGCCTCCATCCGGCAACGCCACCCAGGATACCGTCCTGCGCGTTCTGATGGCCTACCTGACCAAAGACAAGCCCGCTCTCGATCAGGGGCTGATTGAGTTGAAAGCTGCCCTGGCCATGGCGAACAATAACCCGTTCGGCCTGAACCTGTCGGAACTGCGTGATGATCTGCAGCGTCCCGATGTCGGAAAATCGGGGGCGCCAACGGTCGAGAGCTTCGAGGCGTATCTGCAATCGCTGCGTGGAGAACGGCCGAAGGGCCAGATCAAGGTACAGATACCCGATCTGGTCGGTATGGCCGGGGAGAAACGGGCCGAAGAGGTAATCCTCAAGGCGATGACGATACCGGGGGTATCTCTGCGGGTACCGTCGGGTGGCAGGACCCTCGATCTTGCCAAGCGGTTGGCAACGAAGCGCGTTGACCTGCTCACCGACCCGCAATGGGAGTTGGTGACCAGCCTGAACGATACGGAGCTGTATGAGGCCATCAACACCCGTTTCCCTGAAAAGGGAAACAAAGAGAAGACAGTGCCGGAGATGTTCCAGACTGTTGAACACGAATACCGGTTCCAGGAAAGGGATACCCCCCGCACCAGCGCAAAGATCCTTTACCTGCTGGGTCTGATCGCCAAGGACCGGATTGCTGATGCGGTGGAGTTGAGCAAACGGATGGAGGCGAATGAATTCGAGGCATCCGAGTTCGGACGGCGCTGGCACTCTTTCGACAAGAACCGTCATGCGCAGAGATTGAACCGGTGGTGCAGCAGCATATTGACAGATCGGCCTGAGCTGCCGCTGTGGAAGCAATGTGGCGTGGTCGTCAGTAATGACAGCGAAGCGGCCAAGCTGGTTGCCATTCTTGATGCTGCCGCTCAGAAACCGAATAACAGCCTTGGAACCCGGTTGGTCGTGCAGTCGCGCAAGGTAGACTTTCTTTTGGCCATGGACCGCACTGAAGAGGCGTTGGGACTGCTGCGCGCAATCGTCACGGCCGACGAGAGCAAGGAAACCCCGCAGGCCAGGCAGGCCATAGCACGGGTAAAGCTCAGTATGGCAGCCCGGCTGATCTCCATCGCCAAGCTCCTGTCCCGGCCGGACTTGACCGCCGTGGGAGAGGAACAGGTGATGGCCCTGCTGCAAAGCGGCGGCTTACAACTCCGTATGACCGACATGGCAACCTGGGAGGGACGCCAAGCCCTGGAGTCACTGGTCGAGGAGTATGAAAACGCCGGCCAGCTTGCCAAGGCAGAACAGATAATCATTGCCACGACGCTGTTCATACTGAACGCACCGGAGCTCAGCGCAAACCCAATTGCGAAGGATATGGCCCTGGCCAGCGGCTTCATCACTGCTCAGCTTACCCGTCTGGCCCAGTTGTATGACAAAGCGGGCCGCTTTGACGATGTCCTTGTCTTGCTGGAAAAATCACGCTGGTGGGGTGCGACCGATCTTATTAACATGCACGAAAACAAGCCTTCACTGGCCCCCATCGCTGCCAGGGCCCTGTACAAGAGCGGGCGCACTGCCGAATCGACCGCCATACTCAAGTGGTACCTGCTGACCAAACCGGATGACGATGCCGCCTACGAGACCCTCACCGCAATGCTTGGTTCTTCGGTTATTCCCTGGCTTGACCGGTTGCAGCTACGGGACCGCTTTGAGGAGCGCCCCCTGATCTGGAAGGCGGTGCTGCTGAAAAGGGAAGGCAGGTTGGACGAGGCTGAGGCTGCTGTACGTCAGGCACTGAAAATTGACCCCACCGATGGCGAAGAACCGCCTGGCGACCGTGCCCGCGGCTATGCGGTACTGGGTGAGATTCTCAAGGCCAAGGGGAAATCGGACGATGCTGCCTTCTTCGATCGAGTTGTCCAGTCGGTGCAGCTGGCCGAAACGGGTGATAAGCTGACCGAGGCCGGCCTGCTGCGCAAAAGCCTGCAGGTGTATGCACAGGCATCGGAACTGTTTGCTGACGCCTATTGCGTACAGTGGCGACTTGCCGAGCGCCTGGCCTCCATCGGCGATCTGGCCGGCGCAAAGAAACATTATGAAATCGCGTTCGAGCGGATGCCGGAGCAGTTCGGCCAGGTGGCCCATTTCTGTTTTGGCTGCGAGGGGGTCTTTACGCATCAGCAGAGCGTCAGCATAGCCGAAGAGGTGCTGACCGGGGCGGCAAAGGCGGCGCCGAACAAACCGCAGATACATTATCTGCTGGGACAGTTGCGCGAGGCTCAGGGGCGCAAGGCCGACGCCTATACCCATTTCCGCAAAGCTGCCGACCTCGATCCGGACTATCTCGATGCCTGGAAGGAGGCCTACAAACTGCGCAACGACGTCTTCCTCAGCCAGGTGGAGATGGATCAGATCGCCCTGCGGATGGTGCAGCTCGACCCGCTGAACCGGCACAGCAACCTGAAACATGGTGAGATAACCGATGTCAAAGGGCTCTGGATGATTTACCAGAAGATGAGCCCGGAACGAGGGGCACCCATCAAGAACCTGTTTATCCTGCCTGCCAGCAAACAGGAGCTGGAAGAGCTTACCAAGAAATTTGGCGGTAACGCAGAAATGCTGGAAACGAAACGTGCGCTGTTTGGCAATAGCATTGATGTGCCCGAGCCGGGGGATGCGGTGGTCAAAAACAAGTTCGTGCAAAAACTGCTCCGCGCTGCCGGACAGAATGTTTTTGGGTTCGATTTATAA